In one Bradyrhizobium sp. 4 genomic region, the following are encoded:
- the gap gene encoding type I glyceraldehyde-3-phosphate dehydrogenase, translated as MAVRVGINGFGRIGRNILRAIAESGRKDIEVVGINDLGPVETNAHLLRFDSVHGRFPGTVTVDGDTISLGGNKIKVTAERDPSKLPWKDLGIDIAMECTGIFTSKDKASAHLTAGAKRVLVSAPADGADATIVYGVNHDTLTREHLVVSNGSCTTNCLAPIAKVLNDLVGIETGFMTTIHAYTGDQPTLDTMHKDLYRGRAAAMSMIPTSTGAAKAIGLVLPELKGKLDGVAIRVPTPNVSVVDLKIVAKRATDVKEINAAMKRASEQQLKGILGYTSAPNVSIDFNHDPHSSTFHEDQTKVQNGTLVRVMSWYDNEWGFSNRMADTAVAMAKVI; from the coding sequence ATGGCAGTCCGCGTCGGAATCAACGGTTTTGGCCGCATCGGCCGTAACATCCTGCGGGCCATTGCCGAGTCCGGCCGCAAGGACATCGAGGTCGTCGGCATCAACGACCTCGGCCCGGTCGAGACCAACGCGCATCTGCTTCGCTTCGACAGCGTCCATGGCCGTTTCCCCGGCACCGTGACCGTCGATGGCGACACGATCAGCCTCGGCGGCAACAAGATCAAGGTGACCGCCGAGCGCGATCCCTCCAAGCTGCCCTGGAAGGATCTCGGCATCGACATCGCGATGGAATGCACCGGCATCTTCACCTCGAAGGACAAGGCCTCCGCGCATCTGACCGCCGGCGCCAAGCGCGTTCTCGTTTCTGCGCCCGCCGACGGCGCCGACGCCACCATCGTCTACGGCGTCAACCACGACACGCTGACCCGGGAACATCTGGTCGTCTCCAACGGCTCCTGCACCACCAACTGTCTCGCGCCGATCGCCAAGGTGCTGAACGACCTCGTCGGCATCGAGACCGGCTTCATGACCACGATCCACGCCTATACCGGCGACCAGCCGACGCTCGACACCATGCACAAGGATCTCTATCGCGGCCGCGCCGCTGCGATGTCGATGATCCCGACCTCGACCGGCGCCGCCAAGGCGATCGGCCTCGTGCTGCCGGAACTAAAGGGCAAGCTCGACGGCGTCGCGATCCGCGTGCCGACCCCGAATGTCTCGGTGGTCGACCTCAAGATCGTCGCCAAGCGCGCCACCGACGTCAAGGAAATCAACGCGGCGATGAAGCGCGCCTCCGAGCAGCAGCTCAAGGGCATCCTCGGCTACACCAGCGCGCCGAACGTCTCGATCGACTTCAACCACGACCCGCACTCCTCGACGTTCCACGAGGACCAGACCAAGGTGCAGAACGGCACGCTGGTGCGCGTGATGTCCTGGTACGACAATGAGTGGGGCTTCTCCAATCGCATGGCGGACACTGCCGTGGCGATGGCGAAGGTGATCTAA
- a CDS encoding methyl-accepting chemotaxis protein produces the protein MSVVQLAVLDTGSNRTLAERLIDQLADRIGGLGVELADIAGNVQEVASRVANQSERFHHLQETAETMVSANHDIANASQAVQTTTSAAVGEIAQSRGAVDAAVSHISELVAAVERIEARLSAVGSALAQVAKVSGSIEAIAKQTNLLALNATIEAARAGNAGRGFAVVASEVKNLAEATRQATHQISDTVRDLDGQIEGLIGESSDASQRAKTAGEGAQRISGIISRVQQGFASVEAEIGSVTRAATSNLGHCDSVISELNELAKGVDLSSRDLKNADQRVTKLLDTSEGLIALIADSGVETSDAPLIRTVVETAKRISDEFEAAIGRGEITLDQFMDENYREIPGTDPKQYNTNYVDFTDRVLPAIQDPIQKSDPRIVFCVAWAKGGYLPTHNPNYRLPQGKDPVWNNANCRNRRLFTDRAVQKVAANTKPFLLQTYRRDMGGGQFVLMKDLSSPIMIRGKHWGAFRMGFRQS, from the coding sequence ATGTCCGTCGTACAACTTGCAGTACTGGACACCGGCTCCAACCGAACGCTTGCCGAGCGGCTGATCGATCAGCTCGCCGACCGCATCGGCGGCCTCGGCGTGGAACTCGCCGACATCGCCGGCAACGTCCAGGAAGTCGCAAGCCGCGTCGCGAACCAGTCGGAACGGTTTCATCATCTCCAGGAAACCGCCGAGACGATGGTGTCGGCCAACCACGACATCGCCAATGCGTCGCAGGCGGTTCAAACGACCACGTCGGCGGCGGTCGGCGAGATCGCGCAGTCGCGCGGCGCAGTCGATGCCGCAGTGAGCCACATCTCCGAACTCGTCGCAGCCGTCGAACGCATCGAGGCGCGGCTCAGCGCCGTCGGCTCCGCGCTGGCGCAAGTGGCAAAAGTGTCCGGCTCGATCGAGGCGATCGCGAAGCAGACCAACCTGCTCGCGCTCAACGCCACCATCGAGGCGGCACGCGCCGGCAATGCCGGCCGCGGCTTCGCGGTGGTGGCAAGCGAGGTCAAGAACCTCGCGGAAGCCACCCGCCAAGCCACACACCAGATCTCCGACACCGTGCGCGATCTCGACGGCCAGATCGAAGGCCTGATCGGCGAGAGCAGCGATGCTTCGCAGCGCGCGAAGACGGCCGGCGAAGGCGCCCAGCGGATCTCCGGCATCATCTCGCGGGTCCAGCAGGGCTTCGCCTCCGTGGAAGCGGAGATCGGCAGCGTCACGCGCGCGGCGACTTCCAATCTCGGACATTGCGACAGCGTCATCAGCGAGCTCAACGAGCTCGCCAAGGGCGTCGACCTCTCCTCGCGCGATCTCAAGAACGCGGATCAGCGCGTGACCAAACTGCTCGACACGTCCGAAGGCCTGATCGCGCTGATCGCCGACAGCGGCGTGGAGACATCCGATGCGCCGCTGATCCGCACCGTCGTCGAGACCGCCAAGCGGATCTCCGACGAGTTCGAAGCCGCCATCGGCCGCGGCGAGATCACGCTCGACCAGTTCATGGACGAGAACTATCGGGAAATCCCCGGCACCGATCCCAAGCAGTACAACACTAACTATGTCGACTTCACCGACCGCGTGCTGCCCGCGATCCAGGATCCGATCCAGAAGTCCGATCCCCGCATCGTGTTCTGCGTCGCCTGGGCCAAGGGCGGCTATCTGCCGACGCACAACCCGAACTACCGACTGCCCCAGGGCAAGGACCCGGTCTGGAATAACGCCAATTGCCGCAACCGCCGCCTGTTCACCGATCGAGCGGTGCAGAAGGTCGCGGCCAACACCAAGCCGTTCCTGCTCCAGACCTATCGCCGCGACATGGGCGGCGGGCAGTTCGTGCTGATGAAGGACCTGTCCTCGCCGATCATGATCCGCGGCAAGCACTGGGGCGCCTTCCGGATGGGCTTTCGGCAGAGCTGA
- the tkt gene encoding transketolase codes for MTQVDHNRMANAIRGLAMDGVEKAKSGHPGLPMGAADMATVLFTQFLKFDVAALDWPDRDRFVLSAGHGSMLIYSLLYLIGSPEMTIDQLKDFRQLGSLTPGHPEHGHTKGIETTTGPLGQGISTAVGMALAEKMLAAEFGKKIVDHHTYVIASDGDLMEGVSQEAIAMAGHWKLNKLIVLYDDNGISIDGPTSISDSVDQVKRFKSAGWAAEKIDGHDQAAISAAITRAQKSNKPTLIACRTTIGFGAPHKAGTNKVHGEALGADELKAAKENLGISLEPFSVPDDVLKAWRAAGSRGAAARQEWEARLGELGSRKRAEFERRLRHERPAALAKAFKGYKKELLEKPMNAATRKSSEAVIEVIAGAMPMEFLAGSADLTGSNNNKAKSATAFSAKTPKGRFIHYGIREHGMCAAMNGIFLHGGFAPNGATFLVFTDYARPAMRLAALMGTGVVYVMTHDSIGLGEDGPTHQPVEHLSALRAIPNMRVFRPCDSIEVAECWELALNRIDGPTVLALTRQNLPQLRTAAPNESPCRFGAYELVAAQGEAKATLFASGSEVEMAVAAQKQLAERGIPTRVVSVPSLELLLAQPKERRDEIIGNAPVKVAIEAAVRWGWDAVIGQDGEFIGMHSFGASAPLNKVFQHFGITAEAAVNAVLKRVS; via the coding sequence ATGACGCAGGTCGATCACAACCGTATGGCCAATGCGATCCGCGGCCTTGCCATGGACGGCGTCGAGAAGGCGAAATCGGGTCACCCCGGCCTGCCGATGGGCGCCGCCGACATGGCGACCGTGCTGTTCACGCAATTCCTGAAATTCGACGTCGCCGCGCTGGACTGGCCGGACCGGGACCGCTTCGTGCTCTCGGCCGGGCACGGCTCGATGCTGATCTATTCGCTGCTGTATCTGATCGGCAGCCCCGAGATGACGATCGACCAGCTCAAGGACTTTCGCCAGTTGGGATCACTGACTCCGGGACATCCCGAGCACGGCCACACCAAGGGCATCGAGACCACCACCGGTCCGCTCGGCCAGGGCATTTCCACCGCCGTCGGCATGGCGCTCGCCGAGAAGATGCTCGCGGCCGAGTTCGGCAAGAAGATCGTCGATCACCACACCTATGTGATCGCTTCCGACGGCGATTTGATGGAAGGCGTGTCGCAGGAAGCGATCGCGATGGCCGGGCACTGGAAGCTCAACAAGCTGATCGTGCTGTATGACGACAACGGCATCTCGATCGATGGCCCGACCTCGATCTCCGATTCCGTGGACCAGGTGAAGCGGTTCAAATCGGCGGGTTGGGCAGCCGAAAAGATCGACGGCCACGACCAGGCCGCGATATCGGCCGCGATCACGCGCGCGCAGAAATCAAACAAGCCGACGCTGATTGCGTGCCGCACCACCATCGGCTTCGGCGCGCCGCACAAGGCCGGCACCAACAAAGTGCACGGCGAAGCGCTCGGTGCCGACGAACTCAAGGCCGCCAAGGAAAATCTCGGCATTTCGCTGGAGCCGTTCTCGGTGCCCGACGACGTGCTCAAGGCCTGGCGCGCGGCCGGCAGCCGTGGCGCGGCGGCACGCCAGGAATGGGAAGCAAGGCTCGGTGAACTCGGCAGCCGCAAGCGCGCCGAGTTCGAGCGTCGGCTGCGCCACGAGCGCCCGGCCGCGCTGGCAAAGGCGTTCAAGGGCTACAAGAAGGAGCTCTTGGAAAAGCCGATGAATGCGGCGACCCGCAAATCTTCCGAAGCCGTGATCGAAGTGATTGCCGGCGCGATGCCGATGGAGTTTCTGGCGGGCTCGGCCGATCTCACCGGCTCCAACAACAACAAGGCGAAGTCGGCGACTGCGTTCTCGGCCAAGACGCCGAAGGGCCGCTTCATCCATTACGGCATCCGCGAGCACGGCATGTGCGCGGCGATGAACGGCATCTTCCTGCACGGCGGCTTTGCGCCGAACGGCGCGACGTTCCTGGTGTTCACGGATTATGCCCGGCCCGCGATGCGGCTCGCCGCGTTGATGGGGACCGGCGTCGTTTATGTCATGACCCATGATTCCATTGGCCTCGGCGAAGACGGCCCGACCCACCAGCCGGTCGAGCATCTCTCAGCACTTCGCGCCATTCCCAACATGCGCGTGTTCCGCCCGTGCGATTCCATCGAGGTTGCCGAGTGCTGGGAGCTCGCGCTCAACCGCATCGACGGCCCGACAGTCCTGGCGCTGACCCGGCAGAACCTGCCGCAACTGCGCACCGCCGCGCCGAACGAGAGCCCCTGCCGGTTCGGTGCCTACGAGCTGGTGGCCGCCCAGGGCGAAGCCAAGGCGACACTGTTTGCTTCCGGCTCCGAAGTGGAGATGGCCGTGGCCGCCCAGAAGCAGCTCGCCGAGCGCGGCATTCCGACCCGGGTGGTTTCGGTTCCCTCGCTCGAGCTCCTGCTAGCGCAACCAAAGGAGCGCCGCGACGAGATCATCGGCAACGCCCCGGTCAAGGTCGCGATCGAGGCCGCCGTACGCTGGGGCTGGGACGCCGTGATCGGCCAGGATGGCGAGTTTATCGGCATGCACTCCTTCGGCGCCAGCGCCCCTCTCAACAAGGTATTCCAGCACTTTGGCATTACCGCCGAGGCCGCGGTTAACGCCGTTCTGAAACGCGTTTCCTGA
- a CDS encoding DUF4164 domain-containing protein has translation MTESSAVEIEIATRRLMAALDSLESAVERRRDADRDENELAARIQALGADRSRLADELDGALVKARKLERSSREISDRLDSAIVTIRSVLDTGEDG, from the coding sequence ATGACCGAGTCCTCGGCCGTCGAGATCGAGATCGCGACCCGCAGGCTCATGGCGGCGCTCGACTCGCTCGAAAGCGCCGTGGAGCGGCGGCGCGATGCCGATCGCGACGAGAACGAGCTCGCGGCGCGAATCCAGGCGCTCGGCGCGGACCGCTCGCGGCTTGCCGACGAACTCGACGGTGCGCTGGTGAAGGCGCGCAAGCTCGAGCGCTCCAGCCGCGAGATCTCCGATCGGCTGGATTCCGCGATCGTCACGATTCGCTCGGTGCTCGATACCGGAGAGGACGGATGA
- a CDS encoding ATP-binding protein: MTVRAVYTSKAEGMGMGLSIARTIIEARNGFISASNREHGGASFTIRLPFAG, translated from the coding sequence GTGACCGTTCGAGCCGTTTACACCAGCAAAGCGGAAGGCATGGGCATGGGCTTGTCCATTGCGCGTACCATTATCGAAGCGCGCAACGGGTTCATATCAGCGAGTAATCGGGAGCACGGCGGTGCCTCGTTCACGATCAGGCTTCCCTTTGCCGGTTGA
- a CDS encoding cytochrome c gives MSGKMRIFTGIVVIAIVVVALGVWIIRGPGPLDFGGGPKVALADYRAGKPTGVPAKLEKASLVERGEYLAKAADCMVCHTKPGETDYSGGLGFKLPFGTLYSTNITPDKDTGIGNYSDQDFLNAVQRGKRHDGARLYPAMPYTSYTYMTDDDVLTVKAYLFSLPAVRAKPPENTLSFPFNQRWAMIVWSAVFNPDTRFAPDTSKSPEWNRGAYLVEALAHCGECHTPRNLGFALDNRKKFAGAITAGWRAFNISSDKATGLGNWRDEDLISYLSLGHAPGHGSASGPMGEAVDHSFSQFAPEDIRSIVAYLRNVPPQPSPDLPATTAPVAPASHKDGVTADARGKKMFASACASCHGWSGESPVSPMATLTGTWAVNDPAATNVAQIVLSGTKRNTPDGALSMPAFGNAYNDDEIAAVANYVTARFGAKGSRLTAKDVAELREQTAE, from the coding sequence ATGAGCGGCAAGATGCGTATCTTCACCGGCATCGTCGTGATCGCCATTGTCGTGGTGGCGCTCGGCGTCTGGATCATCCGCGGGCCCGGCCCGCTCGACTTCGGCGGCGGCCCCAAGGTAGCGCTGGCGGATTACCGTGCCGGCAAACCGACCGGCGTGCCGGCCAAGCTCGAAAAGGCGAGCCTGGTCGAACGCGGCGAATACCTCGCGAAGGCGGCCGACTGCATGGTCTGCCACACCAAGCCCGGCGAGACGGACTATTCCGGCGGGCTCGGCTTCAAGCTGCCGTTCGGCACGCTCTATTCCACCAACATCACGCCGGACAAGGACACCGGCATCGGCAATTACAGCGACCAGGATTTTCTCAACGCGGTCCAGCGCGGCAAACGCCATGACGGCGCCCGGCTCTATCCGGCGATGCCGTACACGTCCTATACCTATATGACGGATGACGACGTGCTGACGGTGAAGGCCTATCTGTTCAGCCTGCCGGCGGTACGCGCGAAGCCGCCGGAGAACACGCTGTCCTTCCCGTTCAACCAGCGCTGGGCGATGATTGTCTGGTCGGCCGTGTTCAATCCCGACACACGCTTTGCGCCTGATACGTCGAAGAGCCCGGAGTGGAATCGCGGCGCGTATCTTGTTGAAGCGTTGGCGCATTGCGGCGAATGCCACACGCCGCGCAATCTCGGCTTTGCGCTGGACAACCGCAAGAAGTTCGCAGGCGCGATCACGGCGGGGTGGCGCGCCTTCAACATCTCCTCCGACAAGGCCACCGGCCTCGGCAATTGGCGTGACGAGGACCTGATCTCCTATCTGTCGCTCGGCCATGCGCCCGGCCACGGCTCGGCGTCGGGTCCGATGGGTGAAGCGGTCGACCACAGTTTCAGCCAGTTCGCGCCTGAGGACATCCGAAGCATCGTCGCTTATCTGCGCAACGTACCGCCGCAGCCCTCGCCCGACCTGCCCGCAACCACCGCGCCCGTTGCGCCCGCCTCGCACAAGGACGGCGTCACTGCGGACGCGCGCGGCAAGAAAATGTTCGCCAGCGCCTGCGCCAGCTGCCATGGCTGGAGCGGCGAGAGCCCGGTCTCGCCGATGGCGACGCTGACCGGCACCTGGGCCGTCAACGACCCCGCCGCCACCAACGTCGCGCAGATCGTGCTGTCAGGCACCAAGCGGAATACGCCCGACGGGGCGCTGTCGATGCCAGCATTCGGCAACGCCTATAACGACGACGAGATCGCGGCGGTCGCGAACTACGTCACGGCGCGGTTCGGTGCGAAGGGGTCGAGGCTGACGGCGAAGGATGTGGCGGAGTTGAGGGAGCAGACGGCGGAGTAG
- a CDS encoding 5-formyltetrahydrofolate cyclo-ligase, producing MTNTKAELRAKALAARDALSDKKRTAAAAKLAKRGLPFSLLPGSIVSGYSPIRSEIDPMPLLKKLAEQGARLALPCVTARGQALIFRIFHPNDRLMLGPLGIPEPSPGAAEVIPDIMLTPLAAFDRLGHRIGYGAGHYDHTFAHLRKAKTIVGIGLAFAAQEIKAVPALAHDVALDYVLTESDVFDFRSSEVAHSLRG from the coding sequence ATGACCAACACCAAAGCCGAACTCCGCGCCAAGGCCCTCGCGGCGCGCGATGCGCTGAGCGACAAGAAACGCACCGCCGCCGCCGCCAAGCTCGCCAAGCGCGGGCTGCCATTCTCGCTGCTGCCGGGCAGCATCGTGTCAGGCTATTCGCCGATCCGCAGCGAGATCGATCCGATGCCGCTGCTGAAGAAGCTGGCCGAGCAGGGCGCCAGGCTCGCGCTGCCTTGCGTCACCGCGCGCGGCCAGGCGCTGATCTTCCGCATCTTCCATCCCAACGATCGCCTGATGCTCGGCCCGCTCGGCATTCCCGAGCCGTCGCCTGGGGCCGCTGAAGTCATTCCGGACATCATGCTGACGCCGCTCGCTGCCTTCGATCGTCTCGGCCATCGCATCGGCTATGGCGCGGGGCACTACGACCACACCTTCGCGCATCTGCGAAAAGCCAAGACCATCGTCGGCATCGGGCTCGCTTTCGCAGCGCAGGAGATCAAGGCGGTTCCGGCACTAGCCCACGACGTGGCGCTGGATTATGTGCTAACGGAATCCGACGTATTCGATTTCCGGAGTTCTGAAGTTGCGCATTCTCTTCGTGGGTGA
- a CDS encoding molybdopterin cofactor-binding domain-containing protein codes for MITDKTLPDVSRRALLTGGLATGFLLAFHLPLRAAVNEPEQPKDTTDGKFAPNAFIRIDETGRTALMMPQVEMGQGVYTSIAMILAEELDADWAKVAVLHAPPNDKHYANPAFGLQATGGSTSIRAWWKPLRAAGASARAMLVQAAAVQWQVEPASCTASKGEVVHAASGRRLGYGELALAAQGQTPPKDVSVKDPKDFVIIGQPLKRLDTPDKVNGKVVYGIDAILPGMKIAAIANCPVFGGKVGKVDDSAATKIPGVRKIVVLEDTIAVIGDHMWAAKKGLDALKIEWDEGPNAKLSTEDIWRHLRAASEKDGVVAKSVGDIAKGLASGDRFEASFELPFLAHASMEPINATVHVRPDACEIWTGTQIMTRVQSEAAKAAGLPVDKVIVNQHLLGGGFGRKLEPDMVVAAVKIAKQVDYPVKVIWTREEDIQHDVYRPVYRDQVTASLVDGKVAAWKYKVAGSAVLARWLPPAFQKGIDIDAVDAAVDAPYDFANFHVEYVRAEPPAVPTGFWRGVGPNNNVFAVECAMDELARKAGKDPVEFRRSMLTKNPRMLAVLNLAAEKSGWGQPLPPRVGRGVCVQPSFASFLATVVEAEIDDIGEITLRRITSVVDTGIAVNPDTVKAQIEGGLVFGLTAALYGEITIEKGRVQQSNFHDYRMMRINEMPKIEVVVVKSGEAPGGIGEAGVNAGPPALRNAIYAATGVALRRLPIDRKLLAAGKKA; via the coding sequence ATGATCACCGACAAGACTCTTCCTGACGTCTCCCGCCGTGCGCTTCTGACCGGCGGTCTCGCCACCGGCTTCCTGCTCGCCTTCCACCTGCCGCTGCGCGCCGCCGTCAACGAGCCGGAGCAGCCGAAGGACACGACCGACGGCAAGTTCGCGCCCAACGCCTTCATCCGCATCGACGAGACCGGCCGCACCGCCCTGATGATGCCGCAGGTCGAGATGGGCCAGGGGGTCTATACTTCGATTGCGATGATCCTGGCCGAAGAGTTGGACGCCGATTGGGCAAAGGTCGCCGTGCTGCATGCGCCGCCCAACGACAAGCACTACGCCAATCCCGCCTTCGGCTTGCAGGCCACGGGTGGTTCGACCTCGATCCGTGCCTGGTGGAAACCGTTGCGGGCAGCCGGCGCCAGCGCGCGGGCGATGCTGGTGCAGGCCGCAGCAGTGCAATGGCAGGTCGAGCCTGCAAGCTGCACCGCGTCGAAAGGCGAGGTCGTGCACGCCGCAAGCGGCCGCAGGCTCGGCTATGGCGAACTGGCACTGGCCGCACAGGGCCAGACGCCGCCGAAGGATGTTTCGGTCAAGGACCCCAAGGACTTCGTCATCATCGGCCAGCCGCTGAAGCGGCTCGACACGCCGGACAAGGTCAATGGCAAGGTCGTCTACGGCATCGACGCGATCCTACCCGGCATGAAGATCGCAGCGATCGCCAATTGCCCGGTCTTTGGCGGCAAGGTCGGCAAGGTCGACGACAGCGCGGCGACAAAAATCCCGGGCGTGCGCAAAATCGTGGTGCTCGAGGATACAATCGCCGTGATCGGCGACCACATGTGGGCCGCCAAGAAAGGCCTCGATGCGCTCAAGATCGAGTGGGACGAGGGACCGAACGCCAAGCTCAGCACGGAGGATATATGGCGGCATCTGCGCGCCGCCAGCGAGAAAGACGGCGTGGTCGCGAAATCGGTCGGCGACATCGCCAAGGGGCTCGCAAGCGGCGACAGGTTCGAGGCGAGCTTCGAACTGCCGTTCCTTGCGCATGCCTCGATGGAGCCGATCAACGCCACCGTTCACGTCAGGCCTGATGCCTGCGAGATTTGGACCGGCACGCAGATCATGACACGCGTGCAATCGGAGGCGGCGAAGGCCGCCGGCCTCCCGGTCGACAAGGTGATCGTCAACCAGCATCTGCTCGGCGGCGGCTTCGGCCGCAAGCTCGAGCCGGACATGGTGGTGGCGGCCGTGAAGATTGCAAAACAGGTCGACTATCCCGTCAAGGTGATATGGACCCGTGAGGAGGACATCCAGCACGACGTCTACCGCCCGGTCTATCGCGACCAGGTCACGGCATCGCTGGTCGACGGCAAGGTCGCGGCTTGGAAGTACAAGGTCGCCGGCTCCGCCGTGCTGGCGCGCTGGCTGCCACCGGCGTTCCAGAAGGGTATCGATATCGATGCGGTCGATGCCGCTGTCGATGCGCCCTACGACTTCGCCAATTTCCATGTCGAATATGTCCGCGCCGAACCGCCGGCGGTGCCGACCGGCTTCTGGCGCGGCGTCGGTCCGAACAACAACGTGTTCGCGGTCGAATGCGCGATGGACGAGCTGGCGCGCAAAGCCGGCAAGGACCCCGTCGAATTCCGCCGCTCCATGCTGACCAAGAATCCGCGCATGCTCGCGGTGCTCAATCTCGCCGCCGAGAAATCCGGCTGGGGCCAACCGCTGCCACCGCGCGTCGGTCGTGGCGTCTGCGTGCAGCCGTCTTTCGCGAGCTTCCTCGCCACCGTGGTGGAAGCGGAGATCGACGATATCGGCGAGATCACGCTCCGCCGCATCACATCGGTGGTGGACACCGGCATCGCGGTCAACCCCGATACAGTGAAGGCGCAGATCGAGGGTGGCCTGGTGTTCGGCCTCACCGCCGCGCTCTATGGCGAGATCACCATCGAGAAGGGCCGCGTGCAGCAGTCGAATTTCCACGACTACCGCATGATGCGCATCAACGAGATGCCGAAGATCGAGGTCGTCGTCGTCAAGAGCGGCGAGGCGCCCGGCGGCATCGGTGAGGCCGGCGTCAATGCTGGACCGCCGGCGCTGCGCAACGCCATTTACGCGGCAACCGGCGTCGCGCTGCGGCGCCTGCCGATCGATCGGAAACTGCTGGCTGCGGGGAAAAAGGCATGA
- a CDS encoding cell division protein ZapA — protein sequence MSHINVTINGRQYRMACEEGQEVRLLKLAESLETRIQSLRGKFGEIGDARLTVMAALTVCDELVDAGNRIRTMEQELTELRDFRNAAVERARLTQTAVVNALNSAAERIEKSTQVLNRTVGNGIAIG from the coding sequence ATGAGCCACATCAACGTCACCATCAACGGCCGGCAATACCGCATGGCCTGCGAGGAAGGCCAGGAGGTGCGGCTGCTCAAGCTCGCCGAAAGCCTGGAGACGCGGATTCAGTCGCTGCGCGGAAAGTTCGGCGAGATCGGTGATGCCAGGCTCACCGTAATGGCGGCGCTGACCGTCTGCGACGAATTGGTCGACGCCGGCAATCGCATCCGGACCATGGAGCAGGAACTGACCGAGCTACGGGATTTCCGCAACGCCGCCGTCGAGCGCGCCCGGCTGACCCAGACCGCGGTCGTGAACGCACTGAACTCTGCGGCCGAGCGCATCGAGAAGTCGACCCAGGTCCTGAACCGCACCGTCGGCAACGGGATCGCCATCGGCTGA
- a CDS encoding TIGR00282 family metallophosphoesterase: MRILFVGDVVGRAGRNAIAEYLPGMVKDWSLDFVVVNGENSAGGFGITEAIYQEFLDAGADAVTLGNHSWDQREALVFIERAERLVRPANYPRGTPGRGAALVETKNGKHALVVNALGRVFMTPFDDPFAALERELGACPLGIAADAIVVDFHCEATSEKQGIGFFCDGRASLVVGTHTHVPTADHQILSGGTAYMTDAGMTGDYDSIIGMQKEEPLRRFTSGIPSGRFEPAAGAATLSGVAVETDDATGLALRIAPVRAGGRLEPATPKFWLS; the protein is encoded by the coding sequence TTGCGCATTCTCTTCGTGGGTGATGTCGTCGGCCGTGCCGGGCGCAATGCCATCGCCGAATATCTGCCTGGCATGGTCAAGGACTGGTCGCTCGATTTCGTCGTCGTCAACGGCGAGAATTCCGCCGGCGGCTTCGGCATCACGGAAGCGATCTATCAGGAGTTTCTCGACGCCGGCGCCGACGCGGTGACGCTCGGCAATCACTCCTGGGACCAGCGCGAAGCCCTGGTGTTCATCGAGCGCGCCGAGCGCCTGGTGCGGCCGGCGAATTATCCGCGCGGCACGCCCGGCCGCGGCGCCGCGTTGGTCGAGACCAAGAACGGCAAGCATGCGCTGGTCGTCAACGCGCTCGGCCGTGTCTTCATGACCCCGTTCGACGATCCCTTCGCAGCGCTGGAGCGCGAGCTCGGCGCCTGCCCGCTCGGCATTGCCGCGGATGCCATCGTCGTCGACTTCCATTGCGAGGCGACCAGCGAGAAGCAGGGCATCGGCTTTTTCTGCGACGGCCGCGCCAGCCTCGTCGTCGGCACCCACACCCATGTGCCGACCGCCGACCACCAGATCCTGTCGGGCGGCACCGCCTACATGACCGATGCCGGCATGACCGGCGACTACGATTCCATCATCGGCATGCAGAAGGAAGAGCCGCTGCGGAGGTTCACCTCCGGGATCCCCTCGGGCCGCTTCGAGCCGGCGGCAGGCGCCGCGACGCTCAGCGGCGTTGCCGTGGAGACGGATGACGCGACCGGACTCGCACTGCGCATCGCACCGGTGCGCGCCGGCGGCCGGCTGGAGCCGGCGACGCCGAAATTCTGGTTGAGCTGA
- a CDS encoding (2Fe-2S)-binding protein, protein MATVLTINGETKSFDAPPEMPLLWVLRDVLGMTGTKFGCGIAQCGACTVHVDGKAVRSCVLPVSTVANRAITTIEHVGSTPAGAKVQKAWLDAEVVQCGYCQSGQIMAAAALLAATPSPDDSDIDAAMAGNICRCGTYVRIREAIKQAASGRQS, encoded by the coding sequence ATGGCAACTGTTCTCACCATCAACGGCGAAACGAAATCGTTCGACGCGCCACCTGAAATGCCGCTGCTGTGGGTCCTGCGCGACGTCCTCGGGATGACCGGCACCAAGTTCGGCTGCGGCATCGCGCAGTGCGGCGCCTGCACGGTGCACGTCGATGGCAAGGCCGTCCGCTCCTGTGTCTTGCCGGTCAGCACGGTCGCGAACCGCGCCATCACGACGATCGAGCATGTCGGCAGCACGCCTGCGGGCGCGAAGGTGCAGAAGGCCTGGCTCGATGCCGAAGTGGTCCAGTGCGGCTACTGCCAATCCGGCCAGATCATGGCGGCCGCGGCACTGCTGGCGGCAACGCCCAGCCCTGACGATTCCGACATCGACGCCGCGATGGCTGGCAACATCTGCCGCTGCGGCACCTATGTGCGCATCCGCGAGGCCATCAAGCAGGCCGCCTCCGGTCGTCAGTCGTGA